AACAGGACCGGTCTTTTTGGCACAGGACGATAAAGCTGCGTTGCGCCTGCAAGAGGGGCAAGCTGTGCTTGTTGTATTGCGCGAAGGCGCTTCTTCGGGTCGACAGATCGAAAATGCCTTGTCACAGATCAAAATTGCTGGCACTCCTGTGCTGGGCGCCGTGTTTGTTTCAAAAAAGTAGACGTATCTTTCACACGCTGAAGCTGCATCGAATTGTGTGGTGACGTGTGTGAAAGGGGTGTTCCCTTGATGTCTGGCGGCATCGAAAGATATGCTTGGAATAAACCGGAGGGAACAGGAATGTTCCTTGACGTGTGACAGCATCTGTGTGCACATCAAGTGCGGCAATATAGAAATAAATACAGGAATAAAGGAAGTGTAAAGCGCATGCTTAATTTTACCGTAGGACCCGTTCAGATGAACGATCAGGTGCGAAAGATCGGTTCCGAGCAGGTTCCGTATTTTCGAACCGATGAATTTTCCACGGTGATGCTAGAAAACGAACGGCTGCTCAAGGAACTGGCTGGCGCTTCTTCATCTTCACGTGCAGTGTTCATTACCGGGTCGGGTACGGCTTCTATGGAGGCTGCGGTTATGAATTGCCTAACCATCCACGACAAAGTGCTTGTGGTGGATGGCGGGTCGTTTGGACATCGCTTTTGCGAGCTTATGGACATCCACTCCATTCCCTATGAAGCACTTGTGCTTGAACGTGGCCAGGTATTCACTGAGGCTGATTTAGCTCCGTATGCACAGGGTGGTTTCACTGCGTTTGTACTGAATATGGGGGAAACCTCAACTGGTGTTCTGTACAATATGGAACTTGTCGCGCAATTCTGTCGTGATAATAACCTGTTCCTGATCACCGATGCGATTAGCAGCTTTCTTGCCGATGAAGTGCATATGGCCAAATGGGGCATTGATGTACTTATTATTGGGTCGCAAAAGGGT
This genomic interval from Cryptobacterium curtum DSM 15641 contains the following:
- a CDS encoding pyridoxal-phosphate-dependent aminotransferase family protein, whose amino-acid sequence is MLNFTVGPVQMNDQVRKIGSEQVPYFRTDEFSTVMLENERLLKELAGASSSSRAVFITGSGTASMEAAVMNCLTIHDKVLVVDGGSFGHRFCELMDIHSIPYEALVLERGQVFTEADLAPYAQGGFTAFVLNMGETSTGVLYNMELVAQFCRDNNLFLITDAISSFLADEVHMAKWGIDVLIIGSQKGLAVPPGASALVLSEAALDRVQKAYPAIMYFDLTRALANAERGQTPFTPAVGILLQINERLREVTSIGLEAELARVRHQAEDFRQRIEGMPFHPFAAHPSCAVTSLEAEGFSARDLFVQMKDVYHMWVCPNGGELADRVFRVGHIGNLTPSDNAALIEALKYALDDIN